The Penicillium oxalicum strain HP7-1 chromosome VI, whole genome shotgun sequence genome window below encodes:
- a CDS encoding putative serine hydroxymethyltransferase — protein MSVSRCGRLARVSLGALRTPVAISARPLVARAAVRGVSSASRDAQQKLLASSLKDSDPAVFNILEKEKSRQKHFINLIPSENFTSQAVLDALGSVMQNKYSEGYPGARYYGGNEHIDASERLCQQRALETFRLNPEEWGVNVQPLSGSPANLYAYSAVLNTHDRMMGLDLPHGGHLSHGYQTPTKKISAISKYFETFPYRLDESTGLIDYDALEKQALLYRPKLIVAGTSAYSRLIDYARMREIADSVGAYLLADMAHISGLVAANVLPSPFPHSDIVTTTTHKSLRGPRGAMIFYRKGVRRTDKKGNKEMYDLENPINASVFPGHQGGPHNHTITALAVALKQAQSPEFIEYQKNVLANSQALAQRLGDSTSNGGLGYNIVSGGTDNHLVLVDLKNRGVDGARVERVLELCGVASNKNTVPGDKSALKPGGLRLGTPAMTSRGFQPEDFRRVADIVDRVVILTQKLDKAAREQAQSRGVKNPSTLKAFFDYLGEGEEVSEIVMLRQEVEDWVGTFSLPWANDQ, from the exons ATGTCTGTCTCACGTTGCGGGCGTCTCGCTCGTGTCTCCCTTGGAGCACTCCGCACACCCGTCGCCATCTCCGCTCGTCCTCTTGTCGCCCGTGCCGCCGTGCGGGGAGTGTCGTCGGCAAGTCGAGATGCGCAGCAAAAG CTTCTGGCCTCGTCCTTGAAGGATTCTGACCCCGCGGTCTTCAACATCCTCGAGAAG GAAAAATCTCGCCAAAAGCACTTCATCAACCTTATTCCCTCGGAGAACTTCACATCACAGGCTGTACTCGATGCGTTAGGTAGTGTGATGCAAA ATAAATATTCCGAGGGATATCCAGGCGCTCGTTACTATGGAGGAAATGAACACATTGACGCCTCTGAGCGTCTGTGCCAGCAGCGTGCTCTGGAGACCTTCCGTCTCAACCCCGAGGAGTGGGGTGTGAATGTTCAAC CTCTCTCTGGTTCCCCTGCAAATCTCTACGCATACTCTGCCGTCCTCAACACACATGACCGGATGATGGGTCTGGACTTGCCCCATGGCGGGCACTTGTCGCACGGCTACCAAACCCCTACCAAGAAAATTTCCGCCATCTCCAAGTACTTTGAGACTTTCCCCTACCGTCTGGATGAATCTACCGGTCTCATCGACTACGATGCGCTGGAGAAGCAGGCCCTGTTGTACCGCCCCAAGTTGATCGTTGCTGGCACTTCAGCGTACAGCCGCCTCATCGACTATGCCCGTATGCGCGAGATTGCCGACTCTGTTGGTGCCTACCTGCTCGCCGATATGGCTCACATTTCCGGTCTCGTTGCCGCAAACGtgcttccctctcccttcccTCACTCCGACATTGTCACGACGACCACGCACAAGTCCCTTCGTGGACCTCGCGGTGCGATGATCTTCTACCGAAAGGGCGTGCGTCGCACCGATAAGAAGGGCAACAAGGAGATGTACGATCTCGAGAATCCGATCAATGCCTCGGTCTTCCCGGGACACCAGGGTGGCCCACACAACCACACCATCACTGCGTTGGCCGTCGCTCTGAAGCAGGCCCAGTCTCCCGAGTTCATTGAATATCAGAAGAACGTCCTTGCCAACTCACAGGCGTTGGCTCAACGTCTCGGTGACTCGACCAGCAACGGCGGTCTCGGTTACAACATCGTTTCGGGCGGTACGGACAACCACCTCGTGCTGGTGGACCTGAAAAACCGTGGCGTGGATGGAGCTCGCGTGGAGCGTGTGCTGGAGCTGTGCGGTGTGGCGAGCAACAAGAACACTGTGCCTGGAGACAAGTCCGCGCTGAAGCCCGGCGGTCTCCGTCTGGGAACGCCTGCCATGACTTCTCGTGGATTCCAGCCCGAGGACTTCCGCCGCGTCGCTGACATTGTCGACCGTGTCGTGATTTTGACTCAGAAGTTGGATAAGGCTGCCCGTGAGCAGGCCCAGTCACGGGGCGTGAAGAACCCCTCCACCCTGAAGGCGTTCTTCGACTACCTCGGCGAGGGTGAGGAGGTCTCAGAGATTGTCATGTTGCGACAAGAGGTTGAGGACTGGGTCGGCACATTCAGCTTGCCCTGGGCCAATGACCAGTAG